TCTATGGCCATGGAGGCATACTTGGAGGTTCTCTGGGTGAAGGTGTGGatattcacagtgctccttccaagcttACAGACCGGTTAGAGggatgtgggctcccacataccgaatcctgccgggtctgTAAGGAAAATGAATGTGGGATTGGGTAATTCaccaagacatttgggaaatcAAGCCACCTGGTATGCCTAGCCGATTCATAGTCAGTGTTCCTAAAATAACACCCAATATTTGGATTGGGATAAGAAACCAATGGACACTCTGGCCATTAGAAcacccacagcttcagtgtatatGTAAATTCAAGCCAGGGGGAATTGTCACTGTTCATGACTATGTTTGTTGGGAGGGTATGAGACTAGGAACCCTCCTGAGAGGAGACATGCTCTGCCAGGCTAGTAACAGTTGTGTACTTGTTAAGGCCCATATTGTATACGATGTCAATTTTAACATCACTATGACTGCAGGCAGCCAGATTATCTATTGGCCTGCAGACAAAAATTTGCAATCACCCTTAGATATCAAATGCTCTTCAACTGGATGACCCTGGTTCCCAaccattttttaaatctgcttttaTTCTTATCAGAGGtcccaaaaaaatttttttttgatttacaagggcaaattcatatCCTTGAAAATATGTATCAGGTAGAAAAGGGTGCTTTTCAGACAGCCTATAAACTGTTTCCTTTGTGTATTAGTTGAGATGTGCTGTGTACAGTAATCAAAATTATGCGCAAACCCCATCATATTGTTACCATGAGTAGGCTAACACTTGTAGTGGTGTTGGTTGGTTTGGGATTGTGCCTTTGTTATTGCTGTTGCAAGAAACATTGCTGTGCTTGTAATTTTTCTGCTAAGCCCAGTGCAAGGGAGCAAGTGGATATAATGATTGTTAATAACATTTTTGATAAAAGTTGGAAtgagaaaaaggaaaaggaaaaggaaagaaaaaaatgggCTCATGAATGTGAAAGTTTAGGCCAAAAATGGTGCCAAAGAGGACCCAAAGGGGGGAATTGTGGAGGAAAAGGCCCGAGGCCTAAACTTTGGTTAAGTAAACTGTGTGTATGGCCTGGAGGCAGGAGGGGGGAGGTAGAAGGAGAAGGGTAGAAAGAAACTATAGAAGCAGAACTAACCGTCTGTAACAGTTAGTGATTAATGGCTGTCCGGGGGCAGAGCAAGGGACCGCAAAGGgtagaaaaacaggaaaaaagcTTGCCTTACTTTAGCCCTTCTGTGGATATACAATTTTAAGGCAGTATATGTAATTGTTGTGAGTTTATCCTATATAAGCTTTTGTATTTTGTCTGTTGGGAAGGGGCGGTTCGGCTgccttggctgactcccccatgcATGCATGTTTGATTAATCAATAAAGGTGCATCGGGCTGATCTGAtccaaaatcaatcgtgtggtcgatTTTCCACAACAATACATTAATATGTAcgttattttcttttgtttatatcaGAATTAgacacagtgctcctgtcagctaattgctAACTTATCTGACACAAAACTAGAGTTTTCAAGACCCTAAGTAGCCcttggaatcatggttaaagttgccacccccaccaaaatctgaaatggctccTTTGTAGCTGGTGGGGGTGGTGGAAATGATCCAGCAAGTGACACGTTGAGGGGAATAGAGGAGCAAGCgacaggggcggggccttgcAGGGGAAGACGTACAGCAGGGTCGGAGCCTtagcagaagaggtggggcaaagGGTGGGGTTTCAGGGTCAAGTTACCAgcattagaaaggtggcaacccacAGAATTGTACATAGACCTATTCCCCAGTTTGTCATGCTGACACAGCACATTAATGTCAGGAAAGGATTTCATGTCTTTTTGACTGTCCGGTAAGTGAATCAAGGAAGACGccccagcaccatgtcaccagccagctctgcacaaaGCTcagtctgagagccagagcactaggagaaaactttaggtccctttatgagtaaagagccggagcagcctgtcccggatctgtttggtcctcaccccgtagatgatgggATTTAGCATGGGGGGCACAAGCAGGTACGCGTTGGCAATGAGAAtgtggaaatgcaggggcacattgtggccaaaaCGGTGtgtgagaaaggagaaaagagctGGGATGTAAGAGgctaagatgacacagaggtgggagctgcaggtcccaaatgtcttgagccgggcgtcctttgtggggaggctgaagatggccataaggatctggatataggacacGGCGACAAAAAACACATCCAGACCCATCACCAAAAATGCCACAGAgaggccatagtaactactgacgcggatgtcagcgcaggccagtttcaccacggccatgtgctcacagtacgagtgggggatgatgttggttctacAATATGGCCACCGCCTCGCAAGGAAGGGATAGGGCAGTGCGAGCATCCCTCcgcgcagcaccacggccaggccaatcttggccaccatggggtttgtcaggatggtggaatgtctcagggggtcacagatggccacatagcgatccaaagccatggccacgaaTATCCCAGACTGTATCGCAGAGatgcagtgaatgaagtacatctgggtgatgcaggcactgaaatcgatctccctggaattgaaccagaagttGCTCAGCGTTTTGGGCAGGATGGacgtggacaggaccaggtcgccgatggccagcatgcagaggaaatagtacatgggcccatggaggctcggctccctcttcacaatgaacaggatggtgaagttccccaggATGGCTATGATGTACAtggcacagaaggggatggagatccagacatgggcggcttccaggccaggaatgcccagcaggatgaaggtggaggggttggtgaagtcagttttgttggaatctgacatggagtaggggagaaggtgtccaagtCTGAGACAGAACCGTGTGTCCTGCATGTAACATATGTTCCCCTGACTTCTTTTATATGCCCAGGCTCTTGGGTGATGGTCACAGTACAAAtacctggatggagagacaatgttaatatgagacaTTACATGCTCTACTGGGGGCTGTTCTCATGGGTAAAGCAGATTGATCTCTCTTctcacactgaaaaatgacattttcattactCAGATTaatgaattatgaacaactgacCCTACCAATGCCAATTCCATGTCTCAATAATTCTACATGTCGTCGTGTGGGAAACCTTAATAGCCACCAGCACGAAACGTGAGTGTGGACACTGGTTTTCCATCATTGTTCCTTAGTGCAATGAAACCCAGGCTAGAGAGTCCATGTTGTAGGGAGTTCCTATCTCAAATCTGAAagtggaaaaaaaccccaaacaaacaaagaaacaaaaaaacctttgcCAGGACATGTTCCAGGGAGAAACATCCCAACTAGAACACACCTCAGGGCAAAGACATGGGCTTCATTGATAGCAGATCCAtggaaacacctgctcattcTCAATAGTGGCCAAATCAAAGAAAATGTTTGGATGCCTAagaaatgggatggagaataacctGCTCTGGATATGTGCTCAGTTTTGGTCACCCAGTCTCTAAAAGGGATACAGCATTATAAAGGGGATTTCCGAGACAGGCTctgagaatgggggaggctgccATATGCCGACAAACTGAAAAATCTGGAACAGTTTACTTTAGAGAAGAGACACTAATTGAGGCATATGATAGAGGGAAAGAATAGAACTGATTACATTCAATTGGAGAAACAGAGAACAGTTCCCAGCCAGTAATACCTGTAGATACTTAGTGCAtcaaaagggctaattccccAAAGCTGTAGAAAATTATCAAGAAAACTGATTGGGCAGAAAATATTGGACAGAAACATGGGACTGAAGCTTGGGAGTTCGTTAAGAAGAGTTTATTCGATAGCTAAAAAGTCACGATTCCACAGTCAAGGAAGTAGAGACCTTTGGCTAAAAACCCAATTCAATGGCTAAGTGAAGGCAGGAATTATATGGAAAAAAGCAATATAtactgtggcaaggcaccttctcagtctccccagcctctgctgcttttagccctgatgagacaggcttgggtaacgCGGTCCCCCTTaggacacaggggaagtctgctccctgtctctccaccagtcctgtttaaagtatttttactccCTTGTGGGGGAGcgtactgcctctcctcctggtgaggctcgctgtcttgctgctccagcactcctggcagcagggctccttctctctctgcttccccccttccttcctcccagggaggggtttaaaaaggtctcaggcagccccaagttggaatcagctgatcctaaataccctcagggagctctccctcagctgatcctaatttgctaccttggtaaccctttctcagctgaacctgattgacctgtagttgcctcccagttgataaggaggaggccTTTTAACCCTTtgggactgactcctaccccccccccccttgaagctgtctgtcctgagtttatcacaatacaaatgggaaaaaagggaaaatagacagcaagcaatacaaattggaagttatgaaaattgataACGGATGTTAAAGACATCAGGGAAAAATCCATGCTTGGCAGGGCTAAGGATAAAAAAAAGGAGgttattaagtatattaagaacaagAAAAATCCTAGAAAAGGTTTAGGCCAATTCCTAGAGGGAGAAAGGTAACTTCTTAATGTTGCAGAAAACGTAGATGTGTTGCAGAAatagttttgttctgcatttggaaagaagcagtatgAGGTGCTCCTATCACATGAGGTGATGGAATAGTCTCCAGTCCATTAGCTGcaaggagaatgttaaacagcatctacagcagaacctcagagttacgaacacgaGAGGTATGAACCGACTGATCCACCACACATCCCCTTCGGAAGTAGAAGTGCACATCCTGTcagcagcaggggaaaaaaaagggacAAACACAGGACAgttctgtgttaaatgtaaagtattttaaaaagggggaaatttaaaaaaataaaagatgtcACAAGGTTaggaaacaatggaaaagctggtaTGGGATTAGTTAAAAAAAAGTCTAGGAACATACTTAATGCCAGTAAACAATATAGTTTATGGAAAACAGGTCTTGTCAAATAAAACTGATTTCATCCTTTAATGAGAGCACACGTTTGGTTGATCAAGGGTACTGCAGAGAAGCAATGAACTTCAATTTCTCTGAGACATTTGATTCATTAGGGGAAAATTTTCAGATAAAAAAATGACCAGTCTACAATATCAGCAGAGCACATGTgaagtggattaaaaactggctaactgacagatctcagaaaGCCATTGTCAAGGGGCCATTGTCAGCAAATGGGGCTGTTTCTAGCGGGGTTCTGCTGGGACAGTTCTAGGCCCAGTGCTATTGAATATTTTCAGCAGTGATCTGGAAggaaatcactgcagataaaatgtGCAGGCAACCCAAAGACTGGCAGCGTGGTCACAATGAGGAGGCCAGGGCAGCACACCCATTGACGTGAAGCATTTGGAGAGCTGGGCCcatacaaacaaaatgttttaatacagtcaCATGAAAAGTTATTCTCTCTGAACCGGCAATGCAGGCTAGGCCTACAGACTAGGGCACCGTATTATGGAACGCagggaccctgaaaaggatttaggggtcacgGTGGAAACCAACTCATCATCAGCTCCGAGTGAGGTGCTGTGGTCAAAAGGGCTGATGTgacccttggatgcataaacaggggagcaggggaaggattttacctctgcatgtGGCATTGGTGAAACGAACTGCGTCCAGGTCTggggtccacatttcaaaaaggctgttgagaaattggagaggatgcagaaaagagccacaaaaatgcttggaggctggagaaaatgcctgacagagagagatttaaagggcATCATATACTTAACTTATCAAAAAGACGATCAAGCAGAGACTTTCATGGGGTGAAAACTATTGGTAAAGTGGACAAAAGCAgagcaagacccaatggctggaagctgaagccagacaaatgccAGCTGGAAATAAGGTCCAAATGTTTagcactgagggtgattaacctttggaacaaactgcgaagggaagtggtggattctccaactccccATTTCTGCAGAcccagactggatgcttttctggaagatctgcttgagggcttgtctacacttaagatGCTACAGCAGCGCTGccatagtgcttcagtgtagacactatttACACCGATggcaggggttctcccatcaacGTAAGTAGCCACCTCCCCAAAAGGTGGtaactaggtcgatggaagaattcttccatcgacgtCATGCTGTTTACACCAGGGTTAGATTTATTCGGCGACATAtctctggggtgtggatttttttctattgcaaaggaagaaaatgcagttgtgggttgcattaacaaaggcatagcatgcaagtctcTGGAGGTGATAGTATTCCcctactcagtgctggttaggcctcagctggagcattgtgtcccgTTTGGGTCACCAGTGTATAGGAAGTTtgaagagaaactggaaaggatccagagctGAGAGACAGAGAGGATCCAAGGGATGGAATACAAACCATacaagcaaaggctgaaggaactgggtatgtttaattaggaaaagagaagattgaacGGGGACATGACAACAGTCTTCACCTACTTGAAAGTCTgacataaaaaagatggagaaaagttgttctgtcTCACCATAGTTGGTGGGCAAGagtcaatgggttcaaactacagcagagcagatttagatgaaatttcaggaaaaacttcctaactgtaaggacaggaggacaatggaacagatgccttgggaggtcatggaatctccttcactggaggttttcaaaggaggctggatcctcatctgtctgggatggtttagatgcaacaaatcctgcattgtagcagggagttagactagatgtTCCTTATGGTCTCTTCTCACCCTCTGGCTCAATGATTCTataatgtaaaatcctagtgtggaccaggccttagtcacacACAAGTTACTGAGCTCAATCTAGGGGTAATTGGGTAAAATttcatggcctgtgttacacaggagttCAGACAGGATGATCTAATGGTGCCTTCTAATGTTGAACCCAACAAATCCATTCATAAAGAAAAGATAAAGATCAGACATTTATAATTATTCTGTCTCACAACATATGAACAAGGGAATATTCAATTACATTGAAAATCTGAACATATAacactgagaaaagaaaattgtttacatattccatatttggcctgtggaactccttggcaCTGACATTACTCTAGAAGAGCTTAGCTCAATGGGATTCACCAATGGATTGGCCAGTGTAGGTGGTGGCACCACAGTTAGTTAAGTCTGTCTGACACCTTCCGTTAGGAGACCTGATTTTCATTTGCTTCTaagtttgccaaattttaaccCTTTGGCTAAAATTTCCCACGCTGGGTGTCTGCTTCTGGCTGAGTTgctttttgaaagtttcagatgTAACAGTTCAGCCGACTTCTCGAATGAAGCCAGGAGAGATGATGTCTTGCCCACGTTGAAAAATTCTTAGAATTGTTCCAGTGAGGAGCTGTAGCACCTCCATGCCTTGCAGCAGATACAAGTCAGGTAACAGCCCCCGTCCCCGTTAACAGCCAAAGCCCAgaaatgcaagaggaggaggtgacagTGTCTTTGCAGTCACCTTGCTCCCAAGGTCTTTAATCAGTTTTTACTCCACGGGGACTTTAATCTCTTTGGGGCCTGAACAAACTACAAGCCGTggcctcagaatttggccctgtattgCACATCTACTAACAACTTTCATCCTCAAGGATCTACTgtggcactgaaatgcagccacctcagggCTAGAGGCCATCAGCCAGGGTAGGAGGGAGTGCACAGAAAGagggacattttggccagtgatacTAGAGGAAACTCATCCCCTGTGGTAAGATCCCTGAGATGTTTACTGGCTGTGCAGATCGGAAAGGACCCCAGACCTATTCTCTATCCCACCACACCCACattgcactgggtttgtcgagcaggtgagctcctcagcaagagatggtacctgtgaatcctgagatggaagtgtcttccctgggaatccccctcaggtagccgtgtcccacacctctctcagcccagcatctgcagcagcatcacacACCGAGAGCTAACACAGGTGTGTGcaccatttataatatagctctgtgcaatcccagtgggGTTCGCTCAGCCTCTAGTGGAGAAGCTGCATCTCAAcgtaaacaggctggagacaggcCTGTCTGCACTTCTGTTCTATTCATCCACCTTTatgagtaaacagtaattaagggaccatcccaaagggagatgagaactcttggtctctgtgctgagccacaaaggaattggctgctctgttcatttgtgtatatttaaaaattataatagATCAGGAAGAAAACTAGGGGTAGTGTCTTGGTCTCCATAGGGTCTGATGCCCTGTAAATGCCCAGGAGGGATGGGTAGGTAGTAGACAGGCAGATCTGGGGATAGATGACTTTGGGGAGATACGAACACTTTCTGCAGCCATACTGGACTATCgctaagggatcagagatcagtaattctcatcagtaacGTTCATTAGACTTCAGATGTTAgtctgtgttagtctgtatcagcaaaaacaacgaggacctcccacttggtgaggcaactcccatcttttgtGTGCTATACtatttatactgcttactgtatttttcactcaatacagctgatgaagtgggttttagcccacgaaagcttatgcccaaataaatttgttagtctctaaggtgccacaaggactcttagTTGTTTTTTTAGTCCTCATACTGTGCAGCACCTTTCATTCAAAACACCAAGCAAAGGAAGTCACCatgaacatatccccattataGAGATAGGAAAGTGAGACACAGGGAgaggtgacttggccaaggtgtCACAGAGATTGAGTGTCAGgatgacagacagaacccagTGTGAACTCGGGCACCCCACTTCTGTTCCCACTCAGAAACCTGCCAGCGCATCACAGTCACTGGGGCGACTTCAGGGAAACAGACGCAGTGAAACCACCACCAACAGAATGTTCCCGTGGACAGAGGGCAGCAGGGGGCCTGTCCTGGGGATAGaggcctcctccttcctccctgccccaaagctgccCTGGAACAAAGGGGGCCCTATGGGCGGGATAGAGACTGGATCAGTGTTTGCACTGGGTTTGTTCTCTCCCTCTCGGTTCCTttcctcccagtctctcccagggGGAATTGATATCgaatgttccaggctgagtcagactttccagcactgccctggctggagggcgcttggattcccacagctgaactctctgcctgctcctctggccaATCCCGGTACACAGCACCTGGGCTTTTCAGCACTGGAATGGGACTGAATAAATTCTCCTGTCTGAGCGCAACAGGGTCCCCATGTCCACCTGTACTCAGGTGACTGACACTCTGTGGCTGGCCAGCCTGGTTTGACCTTCGTCTGCAGCTAAaggcaaagtgggggagggggctaggcccTGATTTGGCTGGATCACTGATTTGGCAGGCGGGAGATGGGTAGGAGCAGCACTCAGAACGGGTGGTTCCATAGGCTGCTGGGTGGGTGTGAGACAGCGGAAATGCACAGCCCGGCCCTGGCTGTTTGAAGTGTTTCCTGGGCCGTTAAGAGCAGATCACGTGTTCGGGGAACTAGACTGGGGTGAGCGAGAACTGGCCATTGAGTGGCGGCTGCAGCAGACACACAGCTGGGAGCGCGTGACTCTCCGTTAGCTTTTGTAACCTGCTTTAGTTCTACTCACGCCTCCCTCCTTCCAGTGCAGACTGAGCCTCCTTCTCATGAATTCCCAGGACAACCCCCGGCACTGGAGGGGAGAccagaggagagggcagaggtaacagggctgtggggaaggaacGAAGGAGCCACCCTGGAGATGGAACAACTGGAAGTCCCCAAGGAGATGAAACATTCAAGTAATGCAGCAGACTCTGGGGAGATATTCAGACAGTTTTGAGATCTATctatgtgtaaggggactgttgtccccttactaacattcagtgggggtgtttcgGTATGGGAGCTGGCCATCCCAAAATCCTCACTAAGTTTTACTAAGCGGCCAACAGTCCCCTCACACAGAGCTGAATCTAATGAGCCCAACCTGCAACTGGGAGGGAGCCAATCACAGAAGCC
The DNA window shown above is from Mauremys reevesii isolate NIE-2019 unplaced genomic scaffold, ASM1616193v1 Contig69, whole genome shotgun sequence and carries:
- the LOC120394596 gene encoding olfactory receptor 52R1-like, which translates into the protein MQDTRFCLRLGHLLPYSMSDSNKTDFTNPSTFILLGIPGLEAAHVWISIPFCAMYIIAILGNFTILFIVKREPSLHGPMYYFLCMLAIGDLVLSTSILPKTLSNFWFNSREIDFSACITQMYFIHCISAIQSGIFVAMALDRYVAICDPLRHSTILTNPMVAKIGLAVVLRGGMLALPYPFLARRWPYCRTNIIPHSYCEHMAVVKLACADIRVSSYYGLSVAFLVMGLDVFFVAVSYIQILMAIFSLPTKDARLKTFGTCSSHLCVILASYIPALFSFLTHRFGHNVPLHFHILIANAYLLVPPMLNPIIYGVRTKQIRDRLLRLFTHKGT